A genomic region of Tsukamurella pulmonis contains the following coding sequences:
- a CDS encoding recombinase family protein, whose translation MEVIESMATLGYARVSTHDQDPQLQLDALEKAGCQRTWVDRASGAKAARPELEALLSYAREGDVITVWKLDRLGRSLAHLLATAERLEKEGVQLRSITEAIDTTTPSGRLVFHTLGAVAAFERDLIRERTNAGLAAARAAGRIGGRPSITEDQKRSILDLAAAGRPRTEIARVLGVARSTVYRVIEGAAA comes from the coding sequence ATGGAGGTGATCGAGTCGATGGCGACCCTCGGATACGCGCGAGTGAGCACGCACGACCAGGACCCGCAGCTCCAGCTCGACGCCCTGGAGAAGGCCGGGTGCCAGCGCACCTGGGTCGACCGAGCCTCGGGCGCGAAGGCCGCCCGGCCCGAACTCGAAGCGCTCCTGTCGTACGCGCGCGAGGGCGATGTGATCACCGTGTGGAAGCTCGACCGCCTCGGTCGGTCCCTCGCGCATCTTCTTGCGACCGCCGAGCGGCTGGAGAAGGAGGGGGTGCAGCTCCGTTCCATCACGGAGGCCATCGACACCACCACACCGAGTGGACGCCTCGTGTTCCACACCCTCGGTGCCGTCGCCGCGTTCGAGCGGGACCTGATCCGCGAGCGGACCAATGCGGGACTCGCGGCAGCGCGTGCGGCAGGCCGGATCGGCGGTCGCCCGTCGATTACCGAGGACCAGAAGAGGAGCATCCTCGATCTCGCAGCCGCCGGCCGCCCGCGCACCGAGATCGCTCGGGTGCTCGGTGTCGCGCGGAGCACTGTCTACCGGGTGATCGAAGGAGCGGCGGCGTGA
- a CDS encoding DUF2637 domain-containing protein, with protein sequence MIELIKPVRRFLWVLLIAGTVGSVAANVAHAHPGIGPRIMAVAAPIALLAFTHLVGLWGRIRASGVTYWAILVTVALIAAGAARVSFAAVRDLALAYGYGPLDAALFPLMLDGGLAVTALALVVLSRFEAETATGVDQEMDRVDDAAARPTSVVQRAHEPEHAVAHTAPGTRDIDLGDTVPVAADKPVPAHAWSTVDHPVNSADDGDGPVSGPTDPVVAQAADLVAREVVQVDQAVVEEVIRRLNARESVRSIAAADIAARGTVTKIRDALPATDGPAIRVVA encoded by the coding sequence ATGATCGAACTGATCAAGCCGGTCCGTCGGTTCCTATGGGTACTCCTGATCGCGGGCACAGTCGGGTCGGTCGCGGCGAACGTGGCCCATGCGCACCCGGGGATCGGCCCGCGCATCATGGCCGTCGCCGCGCCGATCGCTCTCCTGGCCTTCACCCACCTGGTCGGTCTCTGGGGCCGGATCCGCGCGAGTGGCGTGACGTACTGGGCGATCCTCGTGACGGTGGCACTGATCGCCGCCGGTGCCGCGCGGGTCAGCTTCGCGGCAGTGCGCGACCTCGCCCTGGCCTACGGCTACGGTCCGCTCGACGCTGCACTGTTCCCGTTGATGCTTGACGGCGGTCTGGCGGTCACGGCGCTGGCGCTGGTGGTCCTGAGCCGATTCGAGGCGGAGACCGCGACGGGTGTGGACCAGGAGATGGACCGCGTGGACGACGCGGCCGCGCGGCCCACATCGGTGGTCCAACGGGCCCACGAACCGGAGCACGCGGTGGCCCACACCGCGCCGGGCACGCGTGACATCGACTTGGGCGACACGGTGCCTGTCGCCGCCGATAAACCGGTACCGGCCCACGCTTGGTCCACGGTGGACCACCCCGTGAACAGCGCAGATGACGGCGATGGGCCAGTTAGCGGGCCGACTGATCCGGTGGTGGCTCAGGCCGCGGACCTCGTGGCCCGTGAGGTGGTCCAGGTGGATCAGGCGGTCGTGGAAGAGGTCATCCGCCGGCTCAACGCACGTGAGTCGGTGAGGTCCATCGCCGCCGCGGATATTGCTGCGCGCGGCACCGTGACCAAGATCCGTGACGCCCTTCCGGCTACCGATGGACCGGCGATCAGGGTGGTCGCGTGA